From the Oscillatoria salina IIICB1 genome, one window contains:
- a CDS encoding TIGR02652 family protein gives MNASLQYPLFGPEIQCPHCRQTIPALTLTDTYLCPRHGAFEADPKTGELIHLQSGRHWRRWEGEWFRQHTHPDGIRFEIHEQLDRLYTQGYRATRVIIASRYRDLVSAYLERSSPWRGGNSDSPSPRLYGLPVEFSPDPPEDPRWEVINFDLEKEPGVPVRYPYFRLFE, from the coding sequence ATGAATGCAAGCTTGCAGTATCCTCTATTCGGTCCGGAAATTCAATGCCCTCATTGTCGTCAGACAATTCCCGCTTTGACACTGACAGATACTTATTTGTGTCCCCGTCACGGCGCTTTTGAAGCAGACCCCAAAACTGGCGAACTAATTCATCTACAGTCTGGTCGTCACTGGCGTAGGTGGGAGGGTGAATGGTTCCGACAGCATACTCATCCGGATGGCATTCGCTTTGAAATTCACGAACAGCTAGATCGACTTTATACCCAAGGCTATCGGGCGACGAGAGTAATTATTGCTAGTCGCTATCGAGATTTAGTTAGTGCTTATTTAGAACGCAGTTCTCCTTGGCGAGGTGGTAATTCAGATTCTCCTTCGCCGCGACTTTATGGTTTACCTGTGGAATTTAGCCCAGATCCGCCAGAAGATCCGCGCTGGGAAGTGATTAATTTCGATCTCGAAAAAGAACCGGGCGTTCCGGTACGTTATCCTTATTTTCGTTTGTTTGAGTGA